From one uncultured Paludibacter sp. genomic stretch:
- a CDS encoding transposase (fragment) → MCQFHQVQIVKRYLTEGPELEASKELLSIIKMLCHTDKESFIYIFEQWCERWSSFLKERTKDKRTGKGHYVHTRLRSAYLSIKRNMRYLWTWYDNYELGIPNTNNGLEGKFTDLKSKLRNHNGLSKEHKKIFIDEYFKATFL, encoded by the coding sequence ATGTGTCAATTCCATCAAGTGCAAATAGTCAAACGGTATTTGACGGAAGGACCGGAACTTGAAGCATCAAAAGAGTTGTTATCTATCATTAAAATGCTTTGCCATACAGATAAAGAAAGTTTCATTTATATATTTGAGCAATGGTGTGAAAGGTGGTCAAGCTTTCTTAAAGAACGAACAAAGGACAAAAGAACAGGAAAAGGGCATTATGTCCATACCAGACTTCGTAGTGCATATTTAAGCATAAAACGTAATATGCGTTATTTGTGGACTTGGTACGATAATTATGAATTAGGAATACCAAACACAAATAATGGCTTGGAAGGAAAGTTTACGGACTTAAAATCAAAATTGAGAAACCACAATGGTTTGTCGAAAGAACATAAAAAGATATTCATAGACGAGTATTTTAAAGCAACTTTCCTCTGA
- a CDS encoding conserved hypothetical protein (Evidence 4 : Unknown function but conserved in other organisms), giving the protein MDATYWGRRFGVVVMKDSRTGKILWRKFINKKETLLDYKEGLDWLLSNDFKIACIVCDGLRGMFSVVFQI; this is encoded by the coding sequence ATGGATGCTACCTATTGGGGAAGAAGATTTGGAGTTGTGGTGATGAAGGACAGTCGAACAGGTAAAATACTTTGGCGTAAGTTTATAAATAAAAAGGAAACACTTTTAGATTATAAGGAAGGTTTGGATTGGCTGTTGTCAAATGATTTTAAGATAGCTTGTATTGTCTGTGATGGTTTGAGAGGGATGTTTTCAGTTGTTTTCCAAATATAG
- a CDS encoding conserved hypothetical protein (Evidence 4 : Unknown function but conserved in other organisms), which translates to MNITFINGSPKAKGSASQAILNDLKTFLPSQNISEIHFNKPKVTEKQIETLKKSEILVFSFPLYVDSVPSNLLGCMIVLEKELQSLPITVYAICNNGFYEGIQNRPALKVIKNWSSKTKLNWGQGLGVGCGGMLAGLINVPAGKGPKKNLGVALKNLSEKISHCQPGENVFITANFPRFLYKIMAHIGWKKEIKKNGKKVKDLYLKL; encoded by the coding sequence ATGAATATTACATTTATAAACGGCAGTCCAAAAGCAAAAGGAAGCGCTTCGCAAGCCATTTTGAACGATTTGAAAACGTTTCTCCCTTCCCAAAACATAAGTGAAATTCATTTCAACAAACCAAAAGTAACAGAAAAGCAAATTGAAACATTGAAAAAATCTGAAATTCTTGTGTTTTCATTTCCGCTATACGTAGATTCTGTTCCTTCCAATCTGTTAGGGTGTATGATTGTGTTGGAAAAAGAACTTCAATCACTTCCAATCACTGTTTACGCTATTTGTAACAACGGTTTTTATGAAGGTATTCAAAATCGCCCTGCATTAAAGGTGATAAAAAACTGGAGTTCAAAAACCAAACTCAATTGGGGACAAGGTTTAGGCGTAGGATGTGGAGGAATGTTGGCAGGCTTGATAAATGTTCCGGCAGGAAAAGGTCCTAAAAAAAATTTGGGTGTTGCATTGAAAAATCTTTCAGAAAAAATAAGCCATTGTCAACCGGGAGAAAATGTTTTTATTACTGCCAATTTTCCACGTTTCTTATATAAAATTATGGCTCATATTGGTTGGAAAAAAGAAATCAAGAAAAATGGAAAGAAAGTAAAAGATTTATACCTAAAATTATAA
- a CDS encoding conserved hypothetical protein (Evidence 4 : Unknown function but conserved in other organisms), producing MRLIIHDLQGEDANIPELTASENTQIISNNGKMKPCIGCFGCWTKTPGECTIKNDGYNHIGKMFGHSDEIWVISECFYGAFSPFVKNVFDRSIGYLLPFFKIANNEMHHKIRYDNRYVMKTFFYGDNITEDEKQTAQEILAGNFINMDCKPSDILFFNSIQELKGALK from the coding sequence ATGAGACTTATAATTCACGATTTACAAGGGGAAGACGCCAATATCCCCGAATTAACCGCTTCTGAAAACACCCAAATTATTTCCAATAACGGAAAGATGAAACCTTGCATAGGTTGTTTTGGCTGTTGGACAAAAACTCCAGGTGAATGTACCATAAAAAACGACGGTTACAATCACATCGGAAAAATGTTTGGACACAGCGATGAAATTTGGGTAATAAGCGAATGTTTTTACGGCGCTTTCAGTCCTTTTGTGAAAAATGTGTTTGATAGAAGCATTGGTTATTTACTTCCATTTTTTAAGATTGCGAATAATGAAATGCATCACAAAATTCGTTACGATAATCGTTATGTGATGAAAACTTTTTTCTACGGCGACAATATTACTGAAGACGAAAAACAAACGGCGCAGGAAATTCTTGCGGGAAATTTTATCAACATGGATTGCAAGCCGAGTGATATCTTGTTTTTTAACTCCATACAAGAATTGAAAGGGGCGTTGAAATGA
- a CDS encoding Chorismate mutase, which produces MEFESILLPGIDPKRPLIIAGPCSAETEEQVLNTAKDIAKQGIKIFRAGVWKPRTKPGGFEGVGTPALAWLKRVKDEYGMYIATEVATAKHVREALANNVDIIWIGARTSANPFSVQEIADALEGTNIPVLIKNPVNPDVDLWIGAIERIYNAGVRKIGAIHRGFSSFDKKIYRNLPQWHIPIELHRQIPNIPIICDPSHIGGKRELIAPLSQQAMDLNFDGLIIETHCNPEKAWSDASQQITPDVLELVLESIVIRDVKQSTESLTQLRKQIDELDNDLLELLAKRMRVSQEIGKYKKEHNMPILQAKRYEEILESRINQAVKMGMGDEFMKTVLIAIHEESVRQQMLVME; this is translated from the coding sequence ATGGAATTCGAATCAATATTATTACCGGGAATTGACCCGAAACGTCCGCTAATAATTGCCGGACCATGCAGCGCAGAAACCGAAGAACAAGTACTGAACACTGCCAAAGATATTGCAAAACAAGGCATTAAAATTTTCCGCGCCGGAGTGTGGAAACCACGCACGAAGCCAGGTGGTTTTGAAGGTGTTGGAACTCCCGCTTTAGCTTGGCTCAAAAGAGTAAAAGACGAATATGGAATGTATATTGCTACTGAAGTTGCAACCGCGAAACACGTGAGAGAGGCTTTGGCAAACAATGTTGACATTATTTGGATTGGAGCCAGAACCAGTGCAAATCCTTTCTCGGTACAGGAAATTGCAGACGCGTTGGAAGGAACAAACATTCCCGTGTTAATTAAAAATCCTGTAAATCCAGATGTTGACTTGTGGATTGGAGCTATTGAGCGAATTTACAATGCCGGTGTAAGAAAAATTGGAGCCATTCATCGTGGTTTTAGTTCTTTTGATAAAAAAATATATCGAAATCTTCCACAGTGGCATATTCCTATTGAACTTCATCGTCAAATTCCGAATATTCCCATAATTTGCGATCCTTCACACATTGGCGGAAAACGGGAACTGATTGCTCCTCTTTCTCAGCAAGCAATGGATTTGAATTTTGACGGATTGATTATTGAAACGCATTGTAATCCTGAAAAAGCGTGGAGTGACGCATCTCAGCAAATTACACCGGATGTACTTGAACTGGTTTTGGAATCCATCGTAATACGCGATGTGAAACAATCTACCGAAAGTTTAACACAACTTCGTAAACAAATAGACGAGTTGGACAACGATTTATTGGAATTGCTTGCCAAACGTATGCGTGTATCTCAGGAAATTGGTAAATATAAGAAAGAACATAATATGCCTATTTTACAAGCTAAAAGGTATGAAGAAATTCTGGAAAGCCGTATAAATCAAGCAGTGAAAATGGGTATGGGCGATGAGTTTATGAAAACAGTGTTGATTGCCATTCACGAAGAATCTGTACGCCAACAAATGCTGGTAATGGAATAA
- a CDS encoding Aminotransferase, class I/II — MNIKPANRLNNVSEYYFSKKLREVAEMNAQGKNVLNLGIGSPDLPPSAETIETLCTEAHKPNVHGYQSYVGIPELRNAFAEWYKKWYQVELNPNTEIQPLIGSKEGILHITLAFVNPGESVLVPNPGYPTYTSASQICEANVISYNLDENNGWQPDFEALEKMDLSNVKLMWTNYPNMPTGANASTELFEKLVDFGKKHNIVICNDNPYSFILNDKKLSILSVEGAKDICIELNSMSKSHNMAGWRMAMLASNSQFVQWILNVKSNVDSGMFRPMMTAAAKALQAPKEWHDEINKIYAKRRELAFQILEILECTYDKNQVGLFVWGKIPEKWNDAGQLADKVLYENNVFITPGFIFGDKGKRYVRISLCCPENLLEEAISRIAH, encoded by the coding sequence ATGAATATTAAACCTGCAAATAGATTAAACAACGTTTCGGAATATTATTTCTCGAAAAAACTACGCGAAGTAGCCGAAATGAATGCGCAAGGAAAAAATGTTTTGAATTTAGGAATTGGAAGTCCGGATTTACCACCTTCTGCTGAAACAATTGAAACGCTTTGCACCGAAGCGCATAAACCCAATGTACACGGTTATCAGTCGTACGTAGGAATTCCTGAATTGAGAAACGCTTTTGCAGAATGGTATAAAAAATGGTACCAAGTGGAATTAAATCCGAATACCGAAATTCAACCTTTAATTGGTTCAAAAGAGGGGATTTTACATATTACACTCGCTTTTGTAAATCCCGGTGAAAGTGTTTTGGTGCCAAATCCGGGTTATCCTACTTATACTTCAGCAAGCCAAATTTGCGAAGCCAACGTTATTTCGTATAATTTGGATGAGAATAACGGATGGCAACCAGATTTTGAAGCGTTAGAAAAAATGGATTTATCAAATGTAAAACTGATGTGGACAAATTATCCGAATATGCCTACCGGAGCAAATGCAAGCACTGAGTTATTCGAAAAACTGGTTGATTTCGGGAAAAAACACAACATTGTAATTTGCAATGACAATCCGTACAGTTTTATATTGAATGACAAAAAATTAAGCATTTTATCTGTTGAAGGAGCAAAAGATATTTGCATCGAACTCAATTCGATGAGTAAATCGCACAATATGGCAGGTTGGAGAATGGCAATGTTGGCAAGCAACTCACAATTTGTGCAGTGGATTTTAAATGTAAAATCAAACGTAGACAGCGGGATGTTTCGTCCAATGATGACAGCTGCCGCAAAAGCATTACAAGCCCCAAAAGAATGGCACGATGAAATAAATAAAATCTATGCAAAACGGCGTGAATTAGCATTTCAAATCTTGGAAATTTTGGAATGCACTTATGACAAAAATCAAGTAGGACTATTTGTATGGGGAAAAATTCCTGAAAAATGGAACGATGCGGGCCAATTAGCAGACAAAGTATTGTATGAAAACAACGTTTTTATCACTCCCGGATTTATTTTTGGAGATAAAGGAAAACGCTACGTAAGGATTTCGCTCTGTTGCCCTGAAAACTTACTGGAAGAGGCTATCAGTAGGATAGCCCACTAA
- a CDS encoding conserved hypothetical protein (Evidence 4 : Unknown function but conserved in other organisms), which translates to MIRVAIQGVNGAFHEIAAREYFINENIEIIPCDTFKDVFKEITSQNNIIGIVAIENTIAGSLLQNHNLLRQSGCTIIGEHKLRIEHHLAALPGQKLEDITEVHSHPIALMQCEDFLEEHHKQLKAVEAEDTALAAKEIAENKIMGRAAICSRLATEIYGLEIIAEGIETNKRNFTRFMIVAKPDLAKEMTKKTKIDKSSLVFTLPHQSGSLSQVLSVLSFYNMNLTKIQSLPILGREWEYQFYINLTFQDYERYRLALDAIRPLTSDFVILGEYKDAPTPL; encoded by the coding sequence ATGATACGAGTTGCTATACAAGGGGTAAACGGAGCATTCCATGAAATTGCCGCAAGAGAATATTTTATAAACGAAAACATCGAAATTATTCCGTGTGATACATTTAAGGACGTTTTTAAAGAGATAACATCACAAAATAATATTATAGGAATTGTAGCAATAGAAAATACCATAGCCGGAAGCTTGTTACAAAACCACAATTTATTAAGGCAAAGCGGATGTACAATTATTGGGGAACATAAATTACGTATTGAGCATCATCTTGCTGCGTTACCCGGACAAAAGCTGGAAGATATTACGGAAGTTCACTCCCACCCGATTGCACTGATGCAATGTGAGGATTTTTTAGAAGAGCACCATAAACAATTAAAAGCGGTTGAAGCGGAAGATACCGCATTGGCTGCCAAAGAAATAGCTGAAAACAAAATTATGGGAAGAGCCGCGATTTGCAGTCGTTTGGCTACTGAAATATACGGTTTGGAAATTATAGCCGAAGGTATTGAAACCAACAAACGCAATTTTACTCGGTTTATGATTGTAGCTAAACCGGATTTGGCAAAGGAAATGACAAAAAAAACCAAAATAGATAAATCTTCGCTTGTTTTCACGTTGCCACATCAGTCCGGTTCACTTTCGCAGGTGCTGTCCGTGCTTTCTTTTTACAATATGAACCTGACAAAAATTCAGTCGCTCCCTATTTTGGGGCGCGAATGGGAATATCAATTTTATATCAATCTTACTTTTCAAGATTATGAACGTTATCGGCTGGCATTAGATGCAATTCGTCCTCTTACAAGCGATTTTGTAATTTTAGGAGAATATAAAGATGCGCCAACACCTTTGTGA
- a CDS encoding Transporter, major facilitator family protein, with protein MNKHKQNGNIVAIITMIFLFAMISFVTNLAAPIGVIWKNQPEFAGSNFLGMLGNMMNFLAYLFMGIPAGKLLTKIGYKKTALVAIAVGFIGILTQYLSGIVGVGSQLFSLPTNFYVYLLGAFIAGFSVCMLNTVVNPMLNLLGGGGNKGNQLIQTGGTFNSLSATLTPMFVGALIGNVTKERVQSGEITMANVNPVLFIAMAVFALAFIILSFIPIKDPHAREVKKSGVKYEHSPWHFRHFVLGAIAIFIYVGVEIGIPGTLNFYLADVSGKGGGLDPQTAAAIAGFVAGTYWFLMLIGRFLGSLAGGKVSSKAMLTGVSSLGIILVLLAIFIPKTIGTSMPVFTGSSFGMVKVPISALFLVLCGLCTSIMWGGIFNLAVEGLGKYTAAGSGIFMMMVVGGGILPLIQNKIADLTTYMTSYWVIIICLVYLLYYALIGSKNVNKDIPVDATPTNLPKEV; from the coding sequence ATGAACAAACACAAACAGAATGGAAATATCGTGGCGATTATTACCATGATTTTCCTCTTTGCAATGATCTCTTTTGTAACTAATCTTGCAGCTCCTATCGGAGTAATTTGGAAAAATCAACCCGAGTTTGCCGGTTCAAATTTCTTAGGTATGTTAGGTAATATGATGAATTTTCTAGCATATCTTTTTATGGGTATTCCTGCCGGTAAATTATTAACAAAAATCGGCTATAAAAAAACAGCTCTGGTGGCTATTGCAGTAGGATTCATAGGAATTTTAACTCAATATCTTTCAGGAATTGTAGGTGTTGGCTCACAATTGTTCTCGCTTCCCACAAACTTTTATGTTTATTTGCTTGGAGCATTTATAGCAGGATTTTCAGTTTGTATGCTGAATACTGTAGTAAATCCTATGTTGAATTTACTTGGAGGAGGCGGTAATAAGGGAAATCAGTTGATTCAAACAGGGGGTACTTTTAATTCATTATCAGCTACATTAACTCCTATGTTTGTGGGCGCATTAATTGGTAACGTAACAAAAGAACGTGTACAATCAGGCGAAATCACAATGGCTAATGTAAATCCTGTATTGTTTATTGCAATGGCTGTTTTTGCGTTGGCATTCATTATTTTATCATTTATTCCAATAAAAGATCCTCATGCAAGAGAGGTGAAAAAATCAGGAGTAAAATATGAACATAGTCCTTGGCATTTTCGTCATTTTGTTTTAGGAGCTATTGCAATTTTTATTTATGTTGGCGTTGAAATTGGAATTCCCGGTACTTTAAATTTCTATCTTGCAGATGTTTCAGGCAAAGGAGGAGGCTTAGATCCTCAAACAGCTGCTGCTATTGCAGGATTTGTTGCCGGAACATATTGGTTTTTAATGCTTATCGGACGTTTTTTAGGCAGTTTGGCTGGTGGAAAAGTATCAAGTAAGGCAATGCTCACGGGAGTTTCATCCTTAGGAATTATTTTAGTATTACTTGCTATATTTATACCTAAAACTATCGGCACTTCAATGCCGGTGTTTACAGGTTCATCGTTTGGTATGGTTAAAGTTCCGATAAGTGCACTGTTTTTAGTGCTATGCGGACTTTGTACATCAATAATGTGGGGAGGTATATTTAATTTGGCTGTGGAAGGATTAGGCAAATATACAGCAGCAGGTTCAGGTATTTTTATGATGATGGTAGTAGGTGGAGGAATTCTTCCATTGATTCAAAACAAAATAGCTGACTTAACAACTTATATGACAAGTTATTGGGTAATTATAATATGTCTTGTTTATCTTTTATATTATGCTTTAATTGGAAGTAAAAATGTAAACAAAGACATTCCTGTTGATGCAACTCCAACTAATTTACCTAAAGAAGTTTAA
- a CDS encoding Glucokinase — protein MEKPYVIGIDMGGTTTKFGIVDARGAVVSQGAIKTDEPDIEIYLKELKSGINVLVNAVGGIDVIKGIGAGCPNGNYYTGNIEFAPNLPWKGVVPFAKMLTESFNIPAAITNDANAAAVGEMVYGAAKGMKNFIMITLGTGVGSGIVIDGKIVYGHDGFAGELGHVIVDKSGNARLCGCGRHGCLEAYASATGVARTAREVLKKTDKASLLRELNPDEITSKDVFDAAMKGDKVAKEVFQQTGKILGEALADFIAFSAPEAIILFGGLTKAGDLIYNPIYENMEKNVLPIWKGKVKLIFSELKESDAAILGASALAWEL, from the coding sequence ATGGAAAAACCCTATGTAATAGGAATAGATATGGGTGGCACAACCACCAAGTTCGGAATTGTAGATGCGCGTGGTGCTGTTGTTTCTCAAGGAGCAATTAAAACCGATGAGCCGGACATTGAAATTTATTTGAAAGAGTTGAAATCCGGTATTAATGTGCTTGTAAATGCTGTTGGTGGTATTGATGTAATAAAGGGAATTGGCGCCGGATGTCCTAATGGTAATTATTATACAGGAAATATTGAATTTGCACCAAATTTACCTTGGAAAGGTGTTGTGCCGTTTGCTAAAATGCTGACTGAATCTTTCAATATTCCTGCTGCTATTACAAATGATGCAAATGCAGCCGCAGTAGGTGAAATGGTATATGGAGCAGCAAAAGGAATGAAAAATTTCATTATGATTACACTCGGAACAGGTGTTGGGAGCGGTATTGTTATAGATGGAAAAATTGTGTACGGACACGATGGTTTTGCCGGAGAACTCGGACATGTAATTGTGGACAAAAGTGGAAACGCACGTCTTTGCGGATGTGGACGACATGGCTGTTTGGAAGCGTATGCATCGGCAACAGGAGTAGCTCGCACGGCTCGTGAAGTATTGAAAAAAACAGATAAAGCGAGTCTTCTAAGAGAACTTAATCCCGATGAAATAACATCAAAAGATGTTTTTGATGCAGCAATGAAAGGCGATAAAGTTGCTAAGGAAGTGTTCCAACAAACAGGTAAAATTTTAGGAGAAGCACTGGCTGATTTTATAGCATTTAGCGCTCCTGAAGCTATAATTCTTTTTGGTGGGTTAACAAAAGCAGGAGATTTGATTTATAATCCGATTTATGAAAATATGGAAAAAAATGTTTTGCCAATCTGGAAAGGAAAAGTAAAACTTATTTTCTCGGAATTAAAAGAATCAGACGCTGCTATTCTTGGCGCAAGCGCTTTGGCGTGGGAATTATAA
- a CDS encoding hypothetical protein (Evidence 5 : Unknown function), which produces MKKKLFLFIALFTLNIAKSEDKIELVKQVFIFHSSDAKKVSIAASFNNWSAEANPMIYNENGEWKAEIILPAGYYQYKFVVDGNWIPDPENDWKINDGGDNFNSIIKVGNPPTPTRKMSNCPFPKAQLPEPVLETQPQLIEIYYAAWQMAWNKIQQGTLENGFEPWYMDEGFNELIYQWDLCFITSFAMYGQNVFPVMPSLDNFYKKQRNDGYIQRVYWETNGQLATEPTNDEPMVNPPLFAWVEWRYYEITGDTSRFHRVLPVLIKYFEWTEENCRTEKGKGLYYITPLGSGMDNTPRKSVGKAAWIDYSAQQALAALYISKIAHNLQNTEKEKIFIKKYNKIKKLINQLLWDDKTHFYYDLTENQTLSPTMHIGAFWTLLSEVCPVERISYLTAHLQNPNEFWRPHLVPTLAANQPEYDPKGHYWLGSVWAPTNYMLIKGLMKNSHSSLADSIAFNHLNRIKDIYFHFKPQNDKIAFDERYNDDYHTLWECYSSELNEPATRWDNTFYSRQDFVGWTGLGPIALLIENVLGLEVLGKDNQINWTIKRNDKHGIKNLQLVNQKVTLICETDNNRPTIHIVCAKPFKLRVTYKGKTRLYSIQKSKTDIIIL; this is translated from the coding sequence ATGAAAAAAAAATTGTTTCTTTTTATTGCACTATTCACACTCAACATTGCAAAATCGGAAGATAAAATAGAATTAGTAAAACAAGTTTTTATTTTTCATTCTTCTGATGCAAAAAAAGTATCTATTGCAGCTAGTTTTAACAATTGGTCAGCAGAAGCTAACCCGATGATTTATAATGAAAATGGTGAGTGGAAAGCTGAAATTATTCTGCCTGCCGGATATTACCAATACAAATTTGTGGTAGATGGCAATTGGATTCCCGACCCGGAAAATGATTGGAAAATAAATGACGGCGGTGATAATTTTAATTCTATTATAAAAGTAGGTAACCCTCCTACTCCAACCCGCAAGATGAGCAATTGCCCTTTTCCAAAAGCACAACTTCCCGAACCCGTATTAGAAACACAACCTCAACTGATAGAAATTTATTATGCTGCCTGGCAGATGGCTTGGAATAAAATTCAGCAAGGAACACTAGAAAATGGATTTGAACCTTGGTATATGGATGAAGGTTTTAACGAGTTAATTTATCAGTGGGATTTATGTTTCATTACCAGTTTTGCTATGTATGGACAAAATGTATTTCCCGTGATGCCTTCATTGGATAATTTTTATAAGAAACAAAGAAATGATGGTTATATTCAACGTGTTTACTGGGAAACAAACGGACAACTTGCGACAGAACCTACCAATGATGAACCTATGGTAAATCCGCCTCTTTTTGCCTGGGTGGAATGGAGATACTACGAAATAACCGGAGATACTTCTCGTTTTCACAGAGTTTTACCTGTGTTAATCAAGTATTTTGAATGGACAGAGGAAAATTGTCGCACAGAAAAAGGAAAGGGACTTTATTATATTACCCCTTTGGGAAGCGGTATGGACAATACACCCCGCAAAAGTGTAGGAAAAGCTGCCTGGATAGACTACTCTGCCCAGCAAGCTCTTGCGGCTCTTTATATTTCCAAAATAGCACACAATCTGCAAAATACTGAAAAAGAAAAAATTTTCATCAAAAAATATAATAAAATAAAAAAACTTATAAACCAATTGCTTTGGGATGATAAAACTCATTTTTATTATGATTTAACCGAAAATCAAACATTGAGTCCTACTATGCACATTGGCGCTTTCTGGACATTACTATCAGAAGTTTGTCCTGTCGAAAGAATTTCTTATTTAACTGCTCATTTGCAAAATCCGAACGAGTTTTGGCGTCCACATTTAGTCCCTACTCTTGCGGCAAACCAACCTGAATACGACCCCAAAGGGCATTACTGGCTAGGAAGCGTATGGGCACCTACTAATTATATGTTAATAAAAGGATTGATGAAAAATAGCCACTCATCACTTGCCGACAGTATTGCTTTTAATCATTTGAATAGAATAAAAGATATTTATTTTCACTTCAAACCTCAAAATGATAAGATTGCTTTTGATGAAAGATATAACGACGATTATCATACACTTTGGGAATGTTATTCATCTGAATTAAACGAACCTGCAACACGGTGGGACAACACATTTTACTCTCGACAGGACTTTGTAGGATGGACTGGTTTAGGACCTATCGCACTCTTAATTGAAAATGTATTGGGATTGGAAGTATTGGGAAAAGACAATCAGATCAACTGGACAATAAAACGTAATGATAAACACGGTATTAAAAATTTACAACTTGTCAACCAAAAAGTAACTCTAATCTGCGAAACCGATAACAATCGTCCAACTATTCATATTGTTTGCGCTAAACCCTTTAAGTTGAGAGTCACCTATAAAGGAAAAACACGCCTTTATTCTATTCAAAAATCAAAAACAGATATAATAATATTGTAA
- a CDS encoding transposase produces the protein MAKIERKYLRHSYSEKMKVVELYNQGYGNIIISRKLKISTATVKTWLRIYRGKGLLGFERQPNKSLTIDLKESVVRDVLENLLSFPSVALKYGISYSTAYNWAQQVKQEGFNSLKETKRGRPAKDMGRLKKKEPETDIEKMEAELRYLRAENAYLKKVRALVQERLLREXGKKPKPSKN, from the coding sequence ATGGCAAAAATTGAACGAAAATATCTGAGACACAGTTATTCAGAGAAAATGAAGGTTGTAGAATTATACAATCAAGGTTATGGGAATATAATTATAAGCAGGAAATTAAAAATCAGTACTGCAACAGTAAAAACATGGCTTCGAATTTACAGGGGAAAAGGATTGTTAGGTTTTGAGAGACAGCCCAATAAATCACTAACTATAGATTTAAAGGAGTCAGTAGTGCGTGATGTATTAGAAAATTTATTATCTTTCCCGTCTGTAGCGCTAAAATATGGAATAAGTTATTCTACGGCTTATAATTGGGCGCAACAGGTAAAGCAAGAAGGCTTTAACTCATTAAAAGAAACCAAGAGAGGGCGCCCTGCTAAAGATATGGGAAGATTAAAGAAAAAGGAACCGGAAACGGATATAGAAAAAATGGAGGCTGAACTTCGTTACTTAAGAGCAGAAAACGCTTACTTAAAAAAAGTGAGAGCTTTAGTTCAGGAACGGCTATTACGCGAAANCGGGAAAAAGCCAAAGCCATCGAAGAACTAA
- the insK gene encoding IS150 conserved protein InsB (Evidence 2a : Function from experimental evidences in other organisms; Product type h : extrachromosomal origin): MAHATFYYHLKALQNPDKYLFVREQINDIFTSNKGRYGYRRITMELHNRSIRINHKTVERLMREDGIKCQVRLKKYRSYRGLEGRIAPNVLERDFVADRPNSKWATDVTEFALFGQKRYLSPILDLYNGEIISFNISRSPNLLMVTKMLTKAIKSIXGDTNLILHSDQGWHYQNRYYQDMLRKTGITQSMSRKGNCLDNAVMENFFGILKSELLYLQKFSSIEQFESELKKYIYYYNNDRIKAKLKGLSPVKFRTKSFQS, translated from the coding sequence ATGGCGCATGCGACATTCTATTACCATTTAAAAGCCCTTCAGAATCCGGATAAGTATCTTTTCGTAAGGGAACAAATAAATGATATTTTTACGTCCAATAAGGGCAGATACGGATATCGACGCATTACAATGGAACTTCATAACAGATCCATTAGAATCAACCATAAAACAGTTGAAAGACTCATGCGTGAGGATGGTATAAAATGTCAGGTGAGACTTAAAAAATATCGTTCTTACAGAGGTCTGGAAGGCAGAATTGCTCCCAACGTGCTGGAACGTGATTTTGTGGCTGACAGACCTAACAGTAAATGGGCAACAGATGTTACAGAGTTTGCTTTGTTTGGGCAGAAAAGGTATTTATCTCCTATTTTGGATTTATATAATGGAGAAATAATAAGCTTCAATATAAGTAGAAGTCCCAACTTATTAATGGTTACAAAAATGCTAACTAAAGCAATTAAATCTATANAAGGAGACACAAATCTAATCTTACACTCAGATCAGGGCTGGCATTATCAAAACAGATATTATCAAGATATGCTAAGAAAAACAGGAATTACACAAAGTATGTCCAGAAAAGGTAATTGTCTGGATAATGCAGTAATGGAAAACTTTTTTGGGATTCTTAAATCTGAGTTATTATATTTACAGAAATTTTCAAGTATTGAACAGTTTGAGTCTGAACTAAAGAAATATATTTACTATTACAATAACGACAGAATTAAAGCAAAACTAAAAGGACTAAGTCCGGTTAAGTTCCGAACCAAGTCCTTTCAATCTTAA